The Thermosynechococcus sp. HN-54 DNA segment CAAAAAAATGGCTGGTTTTTCGATCCCCGTCGTGTTCTCGAATTCTTTACCCGCGATCCCAACATTGTATTAGTCAACGCTTTTTGGTACACCGGCCTCAAGGACACGCAAGATCAGCGTTCATTTCGCGATGCCCTCATTAACTTGGGCTACACGGTGCGCACAAAACTCTTAAAAGAGTACTACGATGAAACCCTTGGCAAGTATTACCAAAAAGCCAATTTAGACATTGAAATTGTGATTGATATGTTCAATACGGTTGGTCAGTACGATCGCGTGGTTCTTTTTAGTGGCGATGGCGATTTTGAGCGGGCAATCGAGTTGCTGCGTTCCAAAAATACCCACATCACGGTTGTTTCCACTGAAGGCATGATTGCCCGTGAACTGCGCAATGCCACCGATCGCTACATTGACTTAAATGAAATTCGCCCCTTTATTGAAAAAATTGACCCGCAAAATGCCAACTAAAAAGCGCACCCAGCGATCGCCAGATGCGCAGCGAATCAGGTGTGTTCTGCTCTTCCTAGAACAGGCCGAGGGTCAGTGACTTATCCAAGGGGAAAGCAGCACCAATCCCTAGCCACAGCGTCACCAAGGTACCAAAGAGGAAGACCGTCATGGCCACTGGACGACGGAAGGGATTTTGGAACTTGTTGACACTTTCGATGAAAGGAATCAGCATCAAGCCCAAGGGAATCGAAGCATTCATGAGGACGCCCAGCAGCTTGTTGGGCACCACGCGGAAAATTTGGAATGTCGGGTAGAGGTACCACTCTGGCAAAATTTCCAAGGGCGTGGCAAAGGGATCCGCGGGTTCACCAACCATCGCCGGATCCATGACCGCTAGGCCGACCACAAGGGCGATCGTGCCCATAATCACCACAGGGAAGATATAGAGCAGGTCATTGGGCCAAGCGGGTTCGCCATAGTAGTTGTGGCCCATGCCTTTTTTCAGTTTTGCCCGCAGTGCCGGATTCGTTAAATCAGGCTTTTTCAAAACTTTTGCCATAAATCAATCGTTCTCCTAGAGGGTCAGCAAGGGGGAGATTACTTGGAGCATAACAAGGGGAACCGCCATGCATGGCAGTCTTTGTTACATTTCTTGATGCAGGGCTTACAGGGGACCGGAAATACCCTGTTTGCGAATCATCAGGAAATGCATCAGCATAAAGACGGCGATCGACCACGGCAGCACAAAGGTGTGCAAGCTGTAGAAGCGCGTAAGCGTGGCTTGACCGACACTTTCACCACCGCGCATGAGTTCCACCAGTTGGTCACCCACCACTGGGATAGCAGCGGGAATACCGGACACGATCTTGACTGCCCAATAGCCCACTTGATCCCAAGGGAGGGAGTAACCCGTCACCCCAAAGCTGACGGTAATCACCGCCAAAACCACACCCGTTACCCACGTCAGTTCACGGGGTTTCTTGAAGCCACCGGTGAGGTAAACCCGAAAGACGTGCAAAATCATCATCAGCACCATCATGCTGGCCGACCACTTGTGAATGGAGCGGATCAGCCAGCCAAAGTTGACCTCATTCATGATGTACTGCACAGAGGCAAAGGCTTCCGCCACCGTCGGTTTGTAGTAAAACGTCATGGCAAAGCCCGTGGCAAATTGAATCAAAAAACAGGTGAGGGTAATGCCACCAAGACAGTAAAAAATGTTTACGTGGGGCGGCACATACTTGCTGGTGATGTCATCAGCGATCGCCTGAATTTCGAGGCGTTCCTCAAACCAGTCGTAAACTTTGTTCATAACAGTGATTAGTCCTGCGAAACCGCTGCTTTACTTTGAAAAATGTAACATATGCCCTCTCAGACTTTCCATATTCAGTTACAGGCTTCTCAGGTTGATTGGCGCTACCGAGCGTCCGATAATAAAGTCTCAACAGCTTCAGGATGCCTTGGGGCTGTGTCCTCTGCTATCTTCACTCACAACGACCACTTGGGAGGCTTTTAGATGAATCTGTTGAAGAAACTCTTTGGTGCGATCTTTGGCCTATTTGGGGCGATCGCCAAACTTTTTGGATTTGGCAAAAAGAGCGAATTTTACATTGAACTAGAGGAAAGCAAGGCTGCCCCTGCTGCACCGCCAGCCCCTACTAAAGCGGCAGAACCTGCCCCCACCCCTGAACCTGCTCCTGCTCCTCAACCCGTTGCCGCAGCACCCACCCCCATTACCACAGCTTCGGCAGAACCCACACCTACCCCTGTCACCCCCAGTGTTCCCTACACCCGTTTTGCTCGTCGTCGTCCGGGTGCCAATATGGCGGCATTCTTAAATATGGCGCGGCAAGTTCGTCCTTCTACCTAGGTATGTAGAAGTCAACCATTCCTTATCTCAAAGGGGCGACTGATGTCGAAGGGTGCATTGGTGTGCCCTTTTTTCATGCTGCAACTGGTGCTGCAACTGGCACGCTCGTTTATTGCAAGATGCCCCTAGGTGCAGTAGGATGCTGGCAAATTGTGAGGGTGTACAGCTATGGGTCAACAGCCGTCAAGCGGATGGGCAGCCGCAAAAATCTGCGCAGGGTTACTCCTCCTCTTGACCATTGGAGCCTGCGAGGCCGACACAACCACCTCAACGGGCGAAGGACTGCGCATTGGCTCACTATTGCCCTCCACCGGTGACTTGGCCTCGGTGGGAACCCCCATTGCTGAGGTGGTACCGCTGCTGGTGGAAACCGTCAATGCCTGTGGTGGCGTCAATGGGCAGCCCGTGACGCTCATTGCTGCCGATGATCAATCCAATCCCGCCTCCGGCGCCGAAGCCATGACCAAATTAGTCGAGATTGACCGGGTCGCAGGGGTGGTTGGTTCCTTTGGCAGTAGTGTCTCCAATGCCGCCGCCGATATTGCCACGCGGGGTCGGGTCATGCTGATTTCCCCCGGCAGTACCAGTACCCTCCTCACCGAACGCGCCAAGAAAGGAGACTTTAACGGCTACTGGGCACGCACCGCTCCCCCCGATAACTACCAAGCCCAAGCCCTTGCCCAACTGGCCAAAGAACAGGGGTATCAACGAGTCGCCACTGTGGTGATCAACAATGATTATGGCCGCAGCTTTGAGCAGGAATTTACCCGCGCCTTCAAAGCTCTAGGGGGAACTGTGATCAACGAAGATCGCCCCACCCGTTATGATGAACGGGCAACCACCTTTACCACAGAAGCCGCTGCCGCCTTTGGCGGAAACCCTGATGCAGTCGTCGCTATTTTGTATCCTGAAACGGGCAGCTTGCTCCTAAAATCAGCTTTCGAGCAAGGCTTAACCAAAGATGTCGCTATCTTGCTCACAGACGGTGTCAAATCGGATAGTTTCCCTGAGCAAGTGGGACGTACCCCCGATGGCAAATACATTATTGCCGGTGCCAAGGGGACGGTTCCCGGTGCTGATGGTCAAGCCCTGAGTCGCCTGCGAGAACTGTGGCGTACCAAAAAAGGAAGCGATCTTCCCGCCTTCGGTGCTCAAGCTTGGGATGCGGCGGCTCTTCTGGTTCTCGCTGCCCAAGCCGCAGGCGAAAATACCGGTGAAGGGATTCGCAGCAAAGTGCGAGAAGTGGCCAACCCTCCGGGCGAGGCAGTGGATGATGTGTGCGCCGCCCTAGCTCTATTGCGGGAAGGCAAAGAAATTAACTACCAAGGTGCCAGTGGCAATGTGGACATTGATGAAAATGGCGATGTTGTCGGGGTCTATGACATTTGGCAGGTCACCGATGACGGTAAATTAAAGGTTATTGGTCAAGTGAATCCCCAAAAACCTTAGGCATGGCAAGCACATTTTCCTTTGATATTGTGAGTGACTTTGACTGGCAGGAGCTGGTCAATGCAGTGGAT contains these protein-coding regions:
- a CDS encoding NYN domain-containing protein, coding for MLPHQERLSIFIDGNNMFYAQQKNGWFFDPRRVLEFFTRDPNIVLVNAFWYTGLKDTQDQRSFRDALINLGYTVRTKLLKEYYDETLGKYYQKANLDIEIVIDMFNTVGQYDRVVLFSGDGDFERAIELLRSKNTHITVVSTEGMIARELRNATDRYIDLNEIRPFIEKIDPQNAN
- the petD gene encoding cytochrome b6-f complex subunit IV — protein: MAKVLKKPDLTNPALRAKLKKGMGHNYYGEPAWPNDLLYIFPVVIMGTIALVVGLAVMDPAMVGEPADPFATPLEILPEWYLYPTFQIFRVVPNKLLGVLMNASIPLGLMLIPFIESVNKFQNPFRRPVAMTVFLFGTLVTLWLGIGAAFPLDKSLTLGLF
- the petB gene encoding cytochrome b6, with product MNKVYDWFEERLEIQAIADDITSKYVPPHVNIFYCLGGITLTCFLIQFATGFAMTFYYKPTVAEAFASVQYIMNEVNFGWLIRSIHKWSASMMVLMMILHVFRVYLTGGFKKPRELTWVTGVVLAVITVSFGVTGYSLPWDQVGYWAVKIVSGIPAAIPVVGDQLVELMRGGESVGQATLTRFYSLHTFVLPWSIAVFMLMHFLMIRKQGISGPL
- a CDS encoding ABC transporter substrate-binding protein, with amino-acid sequence MGQQPSSGWAAAKICAGLLLLLTIGACEADTTTSTGEGLRIGSLLPSTGDLASVGTPIAEVVPLLVETVNACGGVNGQPVTLIAADDQSNPASGAEAMTKLVEIDRVAGVVGSFGSSVSNAAADIATRGRVMLISPGSTSTLLTERAKKGDFNGYWARTAPPDNYQAQALAQLAKEQGYQRVATVVINNDYGRSFEQEFTRAFKALGGTVINEDRPTRYDERATTFTTEAAAAFGGNPDAVVAILYPETGSLLLKSAFEQGLTKDVAILLTDGVKSDSFPEQVGRTPDGKYIIAGAKGTVPGADGQALSRLRELWRTKKGSDLPAFGAQAWDAAALLVLAAQAAGENTGEGIRSKVREVANPPGEAVDDVCAALALLREGKEINYQGASGNVDIDENGDVVGVYDIWQVTDDGKLKVIGQVNPQKP